In Bacillus pumilus, the sequence AACGAATGGAAAAAATACGGCTTGCGTTTTCTTTATGATGATTTTTCAGATGAAGACTGTTTACGCTCTAAAATCACGCCAAACACAAAAGCCATCTTTATTGAAACACCGACAAATCCACTCATGCAGGAAGCGGATATTCAAAAAATAGCGAAGATTGCAAAAGAGCATGACGCTTTGGTCATTGTCGACAACACCTTTTACACCCCAGTCTTGCAAAAGCCGATTACGCTTGGAGCGGACATTGTCATTCATAGCGCAACCAAATATCTAGGCGGACACAACGACGTCCTTGCCGGGCTTGTGGTCACAAAAGGAGAGCAGCTATCTGAAGACATGTTCCAGCATCAAAACGCTATCGGAGCGGTCCTATCTCCATTTGACTCATGGCTTTTAATGAGAGGAATGAAAACATTGGCCCTTAGAATGCGTCAGCATGAGGCAAATGCGATGGAGTTAGCGGATTTTTTAGAGGAGCAGCCTGAAATTCAAGATGTTCTTTACCCAGGCAAGGGAGGAATGCTGTCATTTCGTGTAGCCAAAGAGGACTGGGTCAATCCATTTTTAAAGCAGCTGAAAACGATTTGTTTTGCTGAAAGTCTTGGTGGAATCGAAAGCTTCATTACGTATCCTGCCACGCAAACGCACATGGACATTCCAGAAGAGATTCGCATAGCAAACGGTGTGTGTAACAAACTGCTCCGTTTCTCTGTTGGGATTGAGCATGTGGATGACCTGAAAGCTGATCTGAAACAGTCATTATCACAAGTAAAAGAGGAGGTACATGCCAAATGACCACACACGATTGGACACTCGAAACAAAACTTGTTCATAATGCGTTTAAAACAGACCGTTCAACAGGTGCAGTCAGTGTGCCGATTCAGCATGCGTCCACGTTTCATCAAAGCAGCTTTGATGAATTTGGCCAATATGACTATTCCAGATCAGGAACTCCTACACGTCAAGCATTAGAGGATACCATTGCAGCGTTAGAAGGAGGAACAAGAGGGCTTGCCTTTGCGTCAGGCATGGCGGCCATTTCAACCGCTTTTCTTCTTTTATCAAAGGGAGATCACGTCCTTGTCACAAGAGATGTGTACGGCGGAACATTCCGTATGATCACGCAAGTCCTTTCGAGATTTGGCATTGAGCATACCTTCGTGGACATGACGGATTTGAATGAAGTCAAACAAGGTATTCAATCGAATACGAAGGTCATTTATATGGAAACACCGTCAAACCCTACACTGGGGATTACGGATATTGAAGGCGTCGTCCAGCTTGCAAAAGAGCATGACTGTCTGACCTTCTTAGATAATACGTTTTTAACGCCTGCTCTCCAGCGGCCGCTAGACCTTGGCGTTGATGTTGTGCTGCACAGCGCAACGAAATTTTTAAGCGGCCACAGTGATGTGCTGTCTGGTTTAGCGGTGGTCAAAGACGAAAAGCTGGGAGAGGAACTATATTCTCTGCAAAACTCTTTCGGTGCGGTCCTGGGCGTGCAGGATTGCTGGCTCGTGCTAAGAGGGTTAAAAACCCTTCAGGTCAGATTAGAAAAAGCAAGTCAAACCGCATTAGAACTAGCTTCGTTCCTCAAAGAACATCCTGCGGTGAAAAAAGTATACTACCCAGGCTTAGATGACCATCCAGGGGCGGACATTCAGCGAAAGCAGGCAAGCGGAGCTGGAGCAGTCCTCTCATTTGAACTAGAAAACCAAGCGGCTGTAAAAGAATTGGTCGAGGGCGTCACATTACCTGTATTCGCCGTCAGCCTCGGCGCTGTCGAATCCATTCTGTCCTACCCGGCCAAAATGTCACATGCCGCTATGCCAAAAGAAGAAAGAGAAAAAAGAGGCATCACGGATGGATTGCTGCGATTAAGTGTCGGGGTCGAAAATGGAGAAGACCTCAAACGCGACTTCAAACAAGCGCTCGATCAACTAAAGCCCGTCCTTGTGAACCAGTCATAAATGAAGTGGGAAAAAAGCCGGCTCCTGAATCCGGCTTTTTGGCCTTTTTTGAACAAAACCATTGACGCTCTGTATATATGGTTATATAATAGAGACTGTCAGTGCAGAAAGCCCAGAACTGATACATAACCCGATTCCGTAGCTCAGCTGGGAGAGCGCTACCTTGACAGGGTAGAGGTCGCTGGTTCGAGCCCAGTCGGAATCATCGTTGAAACCCTTGCCTAGCAAGGGTTTTTTGTTTTTCTGATAACGAATATTTGTTCTGTTTCTTTTGATTGGGGACGAATTGGGGACGAACTTTATCCACCAGATTGTTTCTCAGTATTTTTAGGATCAAAACGACTAAAGTGTTCAACTTACCATCTGGCATCGTTAAAGTGACCGAGCCTTTGACAAGGGGTGCTAGAGTAAAAGCTCTACAGGAAGCACTGTCTGCTGTATTTTTCTATCCT encodes:
- a CDS encoding methionine biosynthesis PLP-dependent protein — protein: MTEHVETKLAQIGNRSEEATGTVSPPVYLSTAYRHRGIGESTGFDYIRTKNPTRQLVEDAIASLEEGTAGFAFSSGMAAIQTIMALFESGDELIVSSDLYGGTYRLFENEWKKYGLRFLYDDFSDEDCLRSKITPNTKAIFIETPTNPLMQEADIQKIAKIAKEHDALVIVDNTFYTPVLQKPITLGADIVIHSATKYLGGHNDVLAGLVVTKGEQLSEDMFQHQNAIGAVLSPFDSWLLMRGMKTLALRMRQHEANAMELADFLEEQPEIQDVLYPGKGGMLSFRVAKEDWVNPFLKQLKTICFAESLGGIESFITYPATQTHMDIPEEIRIANGVCNKLLRFSVGIEHVDDLKADLKQSLSQVKEEVHAK
- the metC gene encoding cystathionine beta-lyase encodes the protein MTTHDWTLETKLVHNAFKTDRSTGAVSVPIQHASTFHQSSFDEFGQYDYSRSGTPTRQALEDTIAALEGGTRGLAFASGMAAISTAFLLLSKGDHVLVTRDVYGGTFRMITQVLSRFGIEHTFVDMTDLNEVKQGIQSNTKVIYMETPSNPTLGITDIEGVVQLAKEHDCLTFLDNTFLTPALQRPLDLGVDVVLHSATKFLSGHSDVLSGLAVVKDEKLGEELYSLQNSFGAVLGVQDCWLVLRGLKTLQVRLEKASQTALELASFLKEHPAVKKVYYPGLDDHPGADIQRKQASGAGAVLSFELENQAAVKELVEGVTLPVFAVSLGAVESILSYPAKMSHAAMPKEEREKRGITDGLLRLSVGVENGEDLKRDFKQALDQLKPVLVNQS